From Coccinella septempunctata chromosome 4, icCocSept1.1, whole genome shotgun sequence, a single genomic window includes:
- the LOC123312553 gene encoding zinc finger protein 2 homolog — MEVKSEVNGVFDMNNICRACLSDKGEMRSVFLTIDNPGTGRTMVIAEMMMGFSSVQVENNDGLPSSVCLQCFHNINTAFSFKQLCEQSDTNLRQYLGKPMLQKTINREEESQKNDFSSTLFLDGFGIYSSSGESDDDFKDDFPLLESVPDNSTDEKIIAQKQLLKAAKMHKSKISKKNLSKNGGTTALSTKKLRRSTHQCNACKKTFINLKSFRKHLRTHIEDRPFKCKLCPRGFTEENYLNNHMRTHMPDEQKPHECEVCKKRFIHATLLNKHMLKHSGEKPFVCKICNKGCYAENSLLKHMKIHEKKEGDPALLKHICDYCKLEFPDNETLSIHIKQHTGDRPFVCNTCGKCFPQRFNLELHLRTHTGERPFQCEVCKNGYVSKASLKIHMRTHTNERPFVCDFCGKAFRQSGDLTSHKRLHGTEKPIECTVCLKRFTTVMKLKYHMRNHTGERPYVCTVCGRGFTVNTILLRHMRVHSGERPYVCVTCGKAFSQSSTLNTHMKVHATPQSPKYQETMDQRMPKYHEANEQKFQPNPQQQPQQTMPPDHGRLMQQDNRIMQQQDVPRMMATDNSRMLQDGNHILTDPRGLIPDNSTLLTNDGRRLLLNVCDQTRLLVNDNTRLMTNDNRILASVNIADNSNRLLANDGRLMNPDNSRNMAVDSSRILQDKYLSTYDPYHRSHL; from the exons ATGGAGGTTAAATCGGAAGTAAATGGTGTTTTCGATATGAATAATATATGCAGGGCTTGCTTGAGCGATAAGGGCGAAATGCGATCAGTATTTCTAACTATTGATAACCCAGGAACTGGAAGAACTATGGTTATTGCTGAAATGATGATGGGGTTCAGCTCAGTGCAG GTAGAGAATAATGATGGCCTGCCCTCTTCTGTTTGTCTTCAATGTTTTCATAATATAAACACtgcattttcattcaaacaatTATGTGAACAATCAGACACAAATCTTCGACAATATCTTGGGAAACCAATGCTTCAAAAAACTATCAATAGAGAAGAAGAGTctcaaaaaaatgatttttcatcaaCCCTTTTTTTGGATGGATTTGGAATTTATTCTTCATCTGGAGAAAGTGATGATGATTTTAAGGATGATTTTCCCTTATTGGAATCGGTCCCAGATAATTCAactgatgaaaaaataattgcaCAAAAGCAGCTTCTCAAGGCAGCTAAAATGCACAAGagtaaaatatcgaaaaaaaatttgtcaaaGAATGGAGGAACAACAG CATTATCAACTAAAAAACTTAGGAGGAGTACCCATCAGTGTAATGCTTGCAAAAAAACTTTTATCAACTTGAAGTCATTTCGCAAACATCTCCGAACACATATCGAGGACCGTCCTTTCAAATGTAAATTATGTCCTAGGGGCTTTACAGAGGAGAACTATTTGAATAATCACATGAGAACCCATATGCCTGATGAACAAAAACCTCATGAGTGCGAAGTTTGTAAAAAAAGATTTATTCATGCTACATTACTGAATAAGCACATGCTCAAGCATAGTGGTGAAAAACCATTTGTCTGTAAGATTTGCAATAAGGGCTGTTATGCAGAGAATAGCCTTCTGAAACATATGAAGATACATGAGAAGAAGGAAGGTGATCCTGCCTTATTGAAACACATTTGCGATTATTGCAAGTTGGAATTTCCTGACAATGAAACATTGTCCATTCATATCAAACAACACACAGGAGATCGTCCTTTTGTTTGCAATACATGTGGTAAATGTTTCCCTCAAAGGTTCAACTTGGAATTGCATCTGAGGACACATACTG GCGAACGTCCATTTCAATGCGAAGTATGTAAAAATGGTTATGTCTCAAAAGCTAGTTTGAAGATACACATGAGGACACATACAAATGAAAGGCCATTTGTTTGTGACTTTTGCGGGAAGGCTTTCCGTCAATCAGGGGATTTAACTAGTCACAAAAGACTACATGGCACAGAAAAACCTATTGAGTGTACTGTTTGTTTGAAAAG ATTTACAACAGTGATGAAATTGAAATATCACATGAGAAACCATACTGGAGAGCGCCCTTATGTTTGCACAGTATGTGGAAGAGGATTCACTGTGAATACAATTTTGTTGCGCCACATGAGAGTACACTCTGGGGAAAGACCATATGTGTGTGTTACCTGTGGAAAAGCTTTTTCTCAATCAAGTACACTCAATACACACATGAAG GTGCATGCCACTCCACAGTCTCCTAAATATCAAGAAACTATGGATCAGCGAATGCCTAAATATCATGAAGCCAACGAACAAAAATTCCAACCAAACCCTCAGCAACAGCCACAACAAACAATGCCTCCAGACCATGGACGGCTGATGCAACAGGACAATCGAATCATGCAGCAGCAGGATGTTCCTAGAATGATGGCAACTGATAACTCTAGGATGCTTCAGGATGGAAATCACATTTTGACAGATCCCAGAGGTCTTATTCCCGATAATTCCACATTACTAACGAATGATGGAAGAAGATTGCTCCTTAATGTTTGTGACCAAACCAGACTGTTAGTAAACGACAATACGCGTCTGATGACAAATGATAATAGAATTTTAGCCAGTGTAAACATTGCTGATAATAGCAACAGGTTGCTCGCAAATGATGGCAGACTTATGAATCCCGATAATTCGAGGAATATGGCAGTAGATAGTTCAAGAATACTTCAAGACAAGTATTTGTCTACATATGATCCATACCACAGGAGCCACTTGTAG
- the LOC123312555 gene encoding splicing factor 3A subunit 3 — protein METILEQQRRYHEEKERLVDAMVKEMLHKKATYREVINSDHRQKYLLDKYLTSTERLIDLYEDRDGQRKAEVAALTGPNAFQEFYNRLKQIKDFYRKHPNEISIPMSVEFDELAKARENPTEEMANMVEFTDEEGYGKYLDLHECYEKYINLKGIEKVDYITYLATFDQLYDIPKERKTGEYRKYLLNLIEYLTWFVQRIKPLMNLEEILEAEADVVMKEWDSGNIPGWPKETGSVLANMGAHLDLSAFSSWEELASLGLDRLKSALMALGLKCGGTLEERAQRLFSTKGKGSLDPALMTKNKAGKAGKEKDQARHKDLACLEAQIYRLAELVSSQRSATKENVQRKQARTDGERDDSENEESEDDSPDEADDDVPYNPKNLPLGWDGKPIPYWLYKLHGLNISYNCEICGNYVYKGPKAFQRHFAEWRHAHGMRCLGIPNTAHFANVTQIEDALALWDKLKVQKQNERWQPETEEEYEDSQGNVVNRKTYEDLKRQGLL, from the exons ATGGAAACGATTTTGGAGCAACAACGAAGGTACCATGAGGAGAAAGAGAGGCTGGTTGATGCAATGGTAAAAGAAATGTTACACAAGAAAGCTACATATAGAGAAGTAATCAATTCAGATCATCGTCAAAAATATTTGTTAGATAAATATTTAACATCTACAGAGCGTTTGATTGATCTTTATGAAGATAGAGATGGTCAACGTAAAGCTGAGGTTGCGGCTTTGACAGGACCCAATGCTTTTCAGGAGTTTTATAATCGTCTCAAACAAATTAAAGatttttatagaaaacatcCGAACGAAATAAGCATTCCCATGTCCGTTGAGTTTGATGAACTAGCCAAAGCTAGGGAAAATCCAACAGAAGAAATGGCTAATATGGTTGAGTTCACAGATGAAGAGGGTTATGGAAAATATTTGGATCTTCATGAATGTTATGAAAAGTATATAAATTTGAAGGGCATTGAAAAAGTGGATTATATTACATATCTTGCTACTTTTGATCAATTATATGATATTCCAAAAGAACGAAAAACAGGAGAATATAGAAAGTATCTTCTAAATTTAATTGAATATCTTACTTGGTTTGTGCAAAGAATAAAGCCTTTGATGAACCTTGAAGAAATTCTTGAAGCCGAAGCTGATGTAGTGATGAAAGAATGGGATTCAGGCAATATTCCTGGATGGCCCAAAGAGACTGGATCAGTATTGGCTAATATGGGTGCTCATCTGGACTTATCAGCTTTTTCTAGTTGGGAAGAATTGGCTTCTCTTGGTCTAGACAGATTGAAATCTGCCCTGATGGCTTTGGGGTTAAAATGTGGAG gaacATTAGAAGAACGAGCCCAAAGATTATTCTCAACTAAAGGAAAGGGTTCCCTTGATCCAGCTCTAATGACCAAGAATAAAGCAGGAAAAGCAGGCAAAGAAAAAGATCAGGCAAGGCATAAAGATTTAGCATGTCTTGAAGCACAAATTTATCGTTTAGCAGAATTAGTCTCATCTCAAAGGTCTGCCACAAAAGAAAATGTACAGAGAAAGCAGGCTAGAACAGATGgtgaaagagatgatagtgaAAACGAAGAAAGTGAAGATGACAGTCCTGATGAAGCTGATGATGATGTTCCATACAATCCAAAGAACCTTCCTCTAGGATGGGATGGAAAACCTATCCCTTACTGGCTCTATAAGTTACATGGTCTCAATATCAGTTATAACTGTGAGATTTGTGGGAATTATGTATATAAG GGTCCCAAAGCATTCCAGAGGCATTTTGCAGAATGGAGGCATGCTCATGGTATGAGATGTTTGGGTATTCCTAATACGGCCCACTTTGCTAATGTGACCCAAATTGAAGATGCTCTGGCTCTTTGGGATAAATTGAAAGTGCAAAAGCAAAATGAGCGTTGGCAGCCAGAGACTGAGGAAGAATATGAAGATTCACAAGGTAATGTTGTCAATAGAAAGACTTACGAGGATTTGAAACGACAAGGACTTCTATAG
- the LOC123312554 gene encoding zinc finger protein 2 homolog isoform X1 has translation MDITAYLTTPLQLDKICRTCLSIKGDMRPLFGACLDEMLSSFASIEVKQGDELPNLMCVQCVLQCSRAYTFKQLCEKSDGILRQYISPEFQAQLAENLSQELSKEGVQPPPEVQQIQEVEPTQEAHHSQELEQTQEISFSADDISNVIIDDGIATNFVTYNEEDGIIQVIAADTGEIQEGQVQVEFKKEDENKEIKPKLKYPCTKCSESFQLKIDLKIHLMTHHYLVYICEVCKKPFAEARILKRHMKIHLDKKPHECDECGMTFAESSNLNKHKKKHTGELRNIVGKPHLCSVCGRAFKWASSLSKHMKYHTGHKLLSCEYCGRQYVEARSLRIHIRSHTGERPYVCDVCEKSFTQHCNLEKHLRVHTGEKPYTCPVCNKGFTQSGYVSIHMRTHTGERPYVCQTCGKAFAGSNTLTIHQRIHTGEKPYRCQYCDKAFNRQETLVIHTRSHTGDKPHVCDVCHRGFTSSGHLTGHMRTHSGEKPHACNVCGKKFAASSSLKVHMKSHNVEQKTYHCKLCNKNFQGLDNLQDHLSKHNPECAWIKDELDKIETVQVAELITTDQAVHTLQLATVSSG, from the exons ATGGATATAACCGCATATCTAACAACCCCCCTTCAACTGGATAAAATATGTAGGACTTGCCTATCTATTAAAGGAGATATGAGACCTCTGTTTGGAGCATGTTTAGATGAAATGCTTTCGTCTTTTGCTTCGATTGAG GTTAAACAAGGGGACGAATTACCAAATTTGATGTGTGTTCAATGTGTTCTGCAATGTAGCCGTGCATACACTTTCAAGCAACTCTGTGAGAAATCTGATGGTATTTTACGTCAGTATATTTCACCAGAATTTCAG GCTCAATTAGCTGAAAATTTATCCCAAGAACTGAGCAAAGAAGGTGTTCAGCCACCTCCAGAAGTACAACAGATACAAGAGGTAGAACCAACTCAAGAGGCACATCATTCACAGGAATTGGAACAAACCCAAGAAATAAGTTTTTCTGCCGATGACATTTCAAATGTTATCATTGATGATGGCATTGCTACAAATTTTGTAACCTACAACGAGGAAGATGGAATTATTCAG GTCATTGCTGCAGATACAGGAGAAATTCAAGAAGGACAAGTCCAGGTTGAGTTCAAAAAAGAagatgaaaataaagaaataaaaccCAAATTGAAGTATCCTTGCACGAAATGTTCGGAATCTTTCCAGTTGAAAATAGATCTCAAA attcaCCTCATGACACACCACTATTTGGTTTATATTTGTGAAGTGTGTAAGAAGCCTTTTGCAGAGGCGAGAATACTCAAAAGACATATGAAAATTCATCTCGATAAAAAACCACACGAGTGTGATGAATGTGGGATGACTTTTGCAGAGAGTTCAAACCTCAACAAGCACAAGAAAAAACATACTGGTGAATTGAGAAATATTGTGGGAAAACCTCATTTGTGTTCAGTTTGCGGAAGAGCTTTTAAATGGGCCTCCAGCCTGTCCAAACATATGAAATATCACACGGGGCACAAACTCCTTTCATGTGAATATTGTGGCAGGCAGTATGTCGAG GCCAGAAGTTTGCGTATCCACATAAGGTCCCATACAGGGGAGAGACCATATGTGTGCGATGTTTGTGAAAAAAGTTTTACTCAACATTGTAATTTGGAGAAACACCTGAGGGTACATACTGGTGAAAAACCGTACACCTGCCCTGTGTGTAACAAAGG gtTCACTCAGTCCGGCTATGTGAGTATTCATATGCGTACTCATACTGGTGAACGTCCTTATGTTTGTCAGACTTGCGGAAAAGCCTTTGCGGGTTCAAATACATTAACTATTCACCAGAGAATTCACACAGGTGAAAAACCTTATAGATGCCAATACTGTGATAAAGCTTTCAATAGACAAGAGACCCTGGTTATACATACAAGGTCTCACACAGGGGACAAACCTCATGTGTGTGATGTGTGCCATAGAGGCTTCACATCTTCTGGACATCTTACAGGTCATATGAGAACCCACTCGGGTGAAAAACCACATGCTTGCAATGTATGTGGTAAAAA gTTTGCTGCTTCAAGCAGTTTGAAAGTTCATATGAAAAGCCATAATGTCGAACAGAAGACTTATCACTGCAAACTGTGTAATAAAAACTTTCAAGGTTTGGACAATTTACAGGATCATTTATCCAAACACAACCCAGAATGTGCGTGGATCAAAGATGAGCTTGATAAAATTGAAACAGTTCAGGTTGCTGAATTGAT AACAACGGATCAAGCTGTACACACTCTCCAACTTGCTACAGTTTCTTCAGGATAG
- the LOC123312554 gene encoding zinc finger protein 501-like isoform X2 yields MCVQCVLQCSRAYTFKQLCEKSDGILRQYISPEFQAQLAENLSQELSKEGVQPPPEVQQIQEVEPTQEAHHSQELEQTQEISFSADDISNVIIDDGIATNFVTYNEEDGIIQVIAADTGEIQEGQVQVEFKKEDENKEIKPKLKYPCTKCSESFQLKIDLKIHLMTHHYLVYICEVCKKPFAEARILKRHMKIHLDKKPHECDECGMTFAESSNLNKHKKKHTGELRNIVGKPHLCSVCGRAFKWASSLSKHMKYHTGHKLLSCEYCGRQYVEARSLRIHIRSHTGERPYVCDVCEKSFTQHCNLEKHLRVHTGEKPYTCPVCNKGFTQSGYVSIHMRTHTGERPYVCQTCGKAFAGSNTLTIHQRIHTGEKPYRCQYCDKAFNRQETLVIHTRSHTGDKPHVCDVCHRGFTSSGHLTGHMRTHSGEKPHACNVCGKKFAASSSLKVHMKSHNVEQKTYHCKLCNKNFQGLDNLQDHLSKHNPECAWIKDELDKIETVQVAELITTDQAVHTLQLATVSSG; encoded by the exons ATGTGTGTTCAATGTGTTCTGCAATGTAGCCGTGCATACACTTTCAAGCAACTCTGTGAGAAATCTGATGGTATTTTACGTCAGTATATTTCACCAGAATTTCAG GCTCAATTAGCTGAAAATTTATCCCAAGAACTGAGCAAAGAAGGTGTTCAGCCACCTCCAGAAGTACAACAGATACAAGAGGTAGAACCAACTCAAGAGGCACATCATTCACAGGAATTGGAACAAACCCAAGAAATAAGTTTTTCTGCCGATGACATTTCAAATGTTATCATTGATGATGGCATTGCTACAAATTTTGTAACCTACAACGAGGAAGATGGAATTATTCAG GTCATTGCTGCAGATACAGGAGAAATTCAAGAAGGACAAGTCCAGGTTGAGTTCAAAAAAGAagatgaaaataaagaaataaaaccCAAATTGAAGTATCCTTGCACGAAATGTTCGGAATCTTTCCAGTTGAAAATAGATCTCAAA attcaCCTCATGACACACCACTATTTGGTTTATATTTGTGAAGTGTGTAAGAAGCCTTTTGCAGAGGCGAGAATACTCAAAAGACATATGAAAATTCATCTCGATAAAAAACCACACGAGTGTGATGAATGTGGGATGACTTTTGCAGAGAGTTCAAACCTCAACAAGCACAAGAAAAAACATACTGGTGAATTGAGAAATATTGTGGGAAAACCTCATTTGTGTTCAGTTTGCGGAAGAGCTTTTAAATGGGCCTCCAGCCTGTCCAAACATATGAAATATCACACGGGGCACAAACTCCTTTCATGTGAATATTGTGGCAGGCAGTATGTCGAG GCCAGAAGTTTGCGTATCCACATAAGGTCCCATACAGGGGAGAGACCATATGTGTGCGATGTTTGTGAAAAAAGTTTTACTCAACATTGTAATTTGGAGAAACACCTGAGGGTACATACTGGTGAAAAACCGTACACCTGCCCTGTGTGTAACAAAGG gtTCACTCAGTCCGGCTATGTGAGTATTCATATGCGTACTCATACTGGTGAACGTCCTTATGTTTGTCAGACTTGCGGAAAAGCCTTTGCGGGTTCAAATACATTAACTATTCACCAGAGAATTCACACAGGTGAAAAACCTTATAGATGCCAATACTGTGATAAAGCTTTCAATAGACAAGAGACCCTGGTTATACATACAAGGTCTCACACAGGGGACAAACCTCATGTGTGTGATGTGTGCCATAGAGGCTTCACATCTTCTGGACATCTTACAGGTCATATGAGAACCCACTCGGGTGAAAAACCACATGCTTGCAATGTATGTGGTAAAAA gTTTGCTGCTTCAAGCAGTTTGAAAGTTCATATGAAAAGCCATAATGTCGAACAGAAGACTTATCACTGCAAACTGTGTAATAAAAACTTTCAAGGTTTGGACAATTTACAGGATCATTTATCCAAACACAACCCAGAATGTGCGTGGATCAAAGATGAGCTTGATAAAATTGAAACAGTTCAGGTTGCTGAATTGAT AACAACGGATCAAGCTGTACACACTCTCCAACTTGCTACAGTTTCTTCAGGATAG
- the LOC123312556 gene encoding protein O-glucosyltransferase 2-like yields MIKIFIISFFCLHTFGQTVSPKFTRIWGPGLHPDKIVMPARYFFIEARDNYNKRFNHSIADALKVSVEGLIGNKRPCRININKLDREDGSLIVRYKLFEKCDNLMISITYSGEHIAESPYKYSQIILSEQCDCPNGNLPEMLNQWDCGFIPKQISQDLMHFNDINWDDIRVKVIEKFNKPYSISLCHYVIKSNRIYRKCYGQYVGFKMFMDNILLSLVKKSVIPDIEFFVNLGDWPLVTKADGEVFPIFSWCGSSDNLDIVMPTYDITESTLENMGRVMLDMLSVQGNTKGTWDKREPKAFWRGRDSSRERLKLIEISRNHPNLFNCSLTNFFFFKDKENVYGPKSDHVSFYKFFDYKYQVGLDGTVAAYRFPYLMAGGSLIFKQDSKYYEHFYNSLESYVHYIPVKRNLEDLVSKIEWAISNDEEARTIAENARLFANENLLPKNIYCYYSQLLNEFSKKIKSQIVILEGMEEVEQNTKIACDCPSLYKDEL; encoded by the exons ATGATTAAAATCTTTATAATATCATTCTTCTGTCTCCATACATTTGGCCAAACTGTAAGTCCTAAATTCACTAGAATCTGGGGGCCAGGATTGCATCCAGATAAAATTGTTATGCCAGCAAGATATTTCTTCATTGAGGCAAGAGATAATTATAACAAGAG ATTCAATCATTCGATTGCTGATGCATTGAAAGTGAGTGTTGAGGGCCTAATTGGAAACAAGAGACCATGTAGAATAAACATCAACAAATTAGACAGAGAAGATGGTTCGCTAATAGTTAGATacaaacttttcgagaaatgtgATAATTTAATGATCAGTATTACATATTCTGGAGAGCACATTGCTGAATCGCCATATAAATATTCACAAATAATTCTTTCTGAACAATGCGATTGTCCTAATGGAAATCTTCCTGAGATGTTGAATCAGTGGGATTGTGGTTTTATTCCTAAGCAAATATCTCAAGATCTTATGCATTTCAATGATATAAATTGGGATGATATAAGAGTAAAG gtgattgaaaaattcaataagcCATACTCTATAAGCTTATGCCACTATGTAATTAAAAGTAATCGAATATATAGAAAATGCTATGGCCAGTATGTTGGATTCAAAATGTTTATGgataatattttattatctCTGGTGAAGAAATCTGTCATTCCAGATATCGAATTCTTTGTGAATTTGGGCGATTGGCCCTTAGTCACCAAAGCTGATGGAGAagtatttccaatattttcTTGGTGCGGAAGCTCAGATAATCTTGATATTGTAATGCCCACTTATGATATTACAGAATCTACATTGGAAAATATGGGAAg AGTCATGTTAGATATGCTTTCTGTACAAGGTAATACCAAAGGTACTTGGGACAAGCGAGAACCAAAAGCTTTTTGGAGAGGAAGAGATTCAAGCAGAGAAAGGTTGAAATTAATTGAGATATCAAGAAATCATCCAAACTTGTTCAACTGTTCTCTtacaaacttttttttcttcaaagacAAAGAAAATGTGTATGGTCCCAAAAGTGACCATGTatctttttataaattttttgat TATAAGTATCAAGTTGGTCTAGATGGTACTGTAGCTGCCTATAGATTTCCATATTTAATGGCTGGTGGCTCCCTCATTTTCAAACAAGACTCAAAATACTATGAACATTTTTACAACTCATTGGAATCCTATGTTCACTACATACCTGTAAAGAGGAACTTGGAAGATCTTGTGAGCAAAATTGAATGGGCTATCAGTAATGATGAAGAAGCTAGAACTATAGCAGAAAATGCCAGATTATTtgcaaatgaaaatttattgccAAAAAACATATATTGCTATTATAGTCAGTTGCTCAATGAATTCAGTAAGAAGATTAAAAGTCAGATAGTTATTCTTGAGGGTATGGAAGAAGTAGaacaaaacacaaaaattgCCTGTGATTGTCCATCTCTATATAAAGACGAGTTATAA
- the LOC123311115 gene encoding RNA polymerase II subunit A C-terminal domain phosphatase SSU72, giving the protein MAPISDLRIAVICSSNMNRSMEAHAFLAKKGFDIKSYGTGDKVKIPGSAADRPNVYDFGTSYEDIYQDLLLKDKSLYTQNGLLHTLDRNRRIKSHPEKFQETKEKFDILITCEERVYDQVLEYMESQTPTDNSIVHVINIDIQDNLEEATIGAFLISDMCLMLAKTQDLDNDIEEVLQNFEEKCERPILHSIVFN; this is encoded by the exons ATGGCGCCTATTAGTGATTTGAGGATTGCGGTCATATGTTCGAGTAACATGAACCGTAGTATGGAGGCTCATGCTTTTTTGGCCAAGAAGGGTTTTGATATTAAATCTTACGGAACAGGGGATAAAGTAAAGATACCAGGTTCAGCGGCTGACAGACCTAACGTATACGACTTCGGAACTTCATATGAAGATATATACCAAGATTTGTTGCTTAAAGATAAATCTTT ATATACACAAAATGGCTTACTACACACCTTAGATAGAAATAGAAGAATAAAGTCACATCCTGAGAAATTTCAAGAAACGAAagaaaaatttgatattttaaTCACCTGTGAAGAGAGGGTATATGATCAAGTATTAGAATATATGGAGAGTCAAACACCAACTGATAATTCAATAGTTCATGTTATAAATATTGATATACAAGATAATTTGGAAGAAGCTACCATTGGAGCCTTTTTGATTAGCGATATGTGTTTGATG CTGGCTAAAACACAGGACCTTGACAACGATATAGAAGAAGTTTTACAAAATTTTGAAGAGAAATGTGAAAGACCAATCCTCCATAGCATTGTTTTCAATTGA